The stretch of DNA AAGGACCTTTGGATTTACTCCTCCATTTAATTAATCGTCTTGAAATTGATATATATGATATACCTGTTGCTCAAATTACGGAGCAATACTTAATCTATATAAAAACAATGACAGAACTTAAATTAGATATTGCCAGCGAATTTTTAGTGATGGCGGCAACCTTATTAGCGATAAAAAGTAAAATGCTTTTACCAAAGCATGAAGAGGAATTGGATGACTTAAATTCTGAATTTCCTTACGAAGAAGACCCTAGAGATGAACTTGTTGAAAGGCTGATTGAGTACCGGAAATATAAAGAGGCGGCGCAGGATTTAAAGTCTTTGGAGGAAGAACGAGGTTTGATGTATACGAAACCTCCAAGCGATCTTTCAGATTTTGCAAAGGAAAAGCAACCAGATAAAGTAGAGGTGAATATCACGCTTTATGATATGTTGGCGGCATTCCAAAAACTATTAAGAAGAAAAAAGCTGCAGCTCCCAATGGCCACAAAGATTGCCAGACAAGAAATATCAATTGAAACAAGAATGACTGAAATTATGATTGAGTTAAAACATGTAAAAGGTCGGAAAAACTTTAATGAACTATTCACTATTCCTGCCAAGGAACATATTGTTGTGACGTTTTTAGCTGTTTTAGAACTGATAAAAAGAAAAGAAATAGACGTTGAACAAGATGAAAACTTTGGCGATATCTTTGTACATGCAGTAGTGGAAGGAGCGTAAGTGACTTGGAAATAATTAGATGGCAGAGTATCTTGGAAAGTCTTTTATTTGCAGCTGGTGATGAAGGACTTACTTTAAAGCATGTAGCAGAGGTTCTGGAGGTAGATGAACTAAAGGCTGGTGAGATAATAGAAGAATTAAAAAAGGTCTATGAAGAAGACAATAATCGCGGTCTCATGATCGTCCAACTTGCTGGTACCTATCAACTTGCAACAAAAAAAGAAAATGCAACATACTTAAAAAGACTTGTTGAATCGCCAAATACATCTACCTTATCGCAGGCTGCTTTAGAAACTTTGGCTATTATTGCCTATAAGCAGCCAATTACTCGTGCTGAAATTGAAGAGATACGTGGAGTGAAAACAGAGAGACCGCTTCATACGCTAATGACAAAGGCGCTAATTAAGGAAGTTGGCAGGGCTGAAGGCACCGGAAGAGCCTACCTATATGGAACAACAAAAGAATTTCTTGATTACTTTGGATTAAAAAACATACAGGAACTGCCCAAGCTTCCTGATAGAGTCGACGAAGAATTCGTCCAAGAAGAAGCCGACCTATTCTTTGATAAGTTTCAAGAAAGTATAAATTCTTAAAAATAAGGCTTTGATAAAGGCAAATATTGATATTGGCACTCTGTTGATTTGCGCGGAAGGCACGAAGACTCCTCGAAAATGCTATCGCATTTTCTTCGTGCGTGGGAGGATTCAAGGAAGAAATTCAATGTCCTGCGGGAGGACGGGGCTAGGGAGACCCCACAGGCGCTTTTGCGCCGAGGAGGATCCCCGGACCGCCCGCGGAAAGCGAAGTGCCTCGTGACAGGCAAAGACCACCTGTCACTGCGGTGACTATTCCAAGAAGCATTCCTTAGTGGAGCGGAAATCAACAGACAACTTAGCTTAAAAATAAAACAATTTCATTTAGATGTGATAAAATAGAAATACGATTTCAAAGAAATTCCGAAGATTCAACTTATTCGTTAATGATTAAAGGAGATTGATTTCATTGTTTATTACAGACTGTATTGGATATGAATTAGAAAAGGAAAAATCAAATACTTCAGAAGACTTCTTTAATAGAAGTGAAGTAACCTTTATTGATCAATCAGAGGAAAAGACACTGCATGTATTATATGTAAGATACTTTGATGAATTTTTCCAAGAATTCACTCCATATCAGCAAAATCCAATCTTAACAAAAGGCGATATCCAAGTAACTTTTAAAGACATTGTTGCCTTAGTGTGCCTAATCAAAAACCCGGGTCTGCGCAATCGAAAGCGGTTGTACATTAATTCTAAACAGGAATTTGCTTCTTATTTTCAAGATATAGAATTTGATAAGATACCTGAAATAGTATTTTCTGTTAAGCAAAATAATAAA from Neobacillus sp. CF12 encodes:
- a CDS encoding segregation/condensation protein A, whose translation is MHYNVKIDAFEGPLDLLLHLINRLEIDIYDIPVAQITEQYLIYIKTMTELKLDIASEFLVMAATLLAIKSKMLLPKHEEELDDLNSEFPYEEDPRDELVERLIEYRKYKEAAQDLKSLEEERGLMYTKPPSDLSDFAKEKQPDKVEVNITLYDMLAAFQKLLRRKKLQLPMATKIARQEISIETRMTEIMIELKHVKGRKNFNELFTIPAKEHIVVTFLAVLELIKRKEIDVEQDENFGDIFVHAVVEGA
- the scpB gene encoding SMC-Scp complex subunit ScpB, translated to MEIIRWQSILESLLFAAGDEGLTLKHVAEVLEVDELKAGEIIEELKKVYEEDNNRGLMIVQLAGTYQLATKKENATYLKRLVESPNTSTLSQAALETLAIIAYKQPITRAEIEEIRGVKTERPLHTLMTKALIKEVGRAEGTGRAYLYGTTKEFLDYFGLKNIQELPKLPDRVDEEFVQEEADLFFDKFQESINS